The region TGCCGGTGTGGAAATTGCCCTGGGCACCGACTCGGTGGCCAGTGGCGGAACCCTGGACGTGCGGGACGACGTGGCCTTTGCCCGCACGCTGTATCCGGGCCTCGATCCCCGTGTCCTGGTGCGGGCGGCTGTCAAGGGGGGGCACCGGGTCCTGGGCACGACCATGCCGTTTATCCGGCGGGGCGAAGTCTGGCGCGAGGAGTATCTCTGGGGTGCCGGCCGCGCGTAAGGCTCAGCGGGTCACGACATGGTGCAGCCGGCAGCGTGCCTCGTAACTTTCCAGCGCGCCGACCAGCACCACCGGATCGTCGAAGCGGGCCGGTTCGCCGCTGATCAGGCGTTGGGACCGGGTTGCCGGCGCGCCGCACTGCGTGCAGATGGCAGTCAGCTTTTCGACACTCTCGGCGCGGGCCAGCAGGTCCGGCATGCAGCCGAACGGCTCGGCACGGAAGTCCAGATCCAGGCCAGCCAGGATGACGCGTACACCGGCGTCGGCCAGTTCCAGGGCCAGCGGCACCAGCTCCGGGCCGAAAAACTGCACCTCGTCAATACCGATCACGTCCGGCATCTCGGCGGACGCCTGGAGCAGCGGAGCCTCACCGCTGAGGTGGGCGCGGATGTCCGCCACGTCACCCACCGCCAGTGCTCCGACGGTGCGTCCGGCGTGGCTGGCCACCGCTGACTCGTGGTAGCGGTCGTCCACGGCGGGCTTGAACACCTGCACACGTTGCCGGGCGATCAGGGCGCGGGTGACGCGGCGGATCAGTTCCTCGCTTTTCCCGCTGAACATCGGACCGACAATGACCTCCAGGTGACCGCCGGAATAGGGGGACTTCAGCACGCCCGCGAGTATGCCAGATGCTCCGGTCAGGCGGGTTGTTTGAGGACCTCTCCGTGACAAGACGGTGCCTCAGCCATCCCACGCCCAGCAAAAAGAGCTGCCCCACCGTGAAGGTGGGGCAGCTCTGAAACGCCGGATTATTTCTTTTTGTTGCGGTAGCTGTCGCCGAAACGCTTGTTGAACTTGTCCACGCGGCCTTCGGTGTCCACGAAGCGCTCTTCGCCGGTCCAGAAGGGGTGAACGCCGCTCCAGACATCCACGTGGATCTCGGGGCGGGTGCTCAGGGTTTCCATGACGACCTTACCCTGGTAGATGATCTTGGTAGGAACTGCTTTGGGGTGGATGTCTTTCTTCATATTCGCCTCCTCCGCCACGTCTGCCAGGAAAACCTGGATGTGCGTAGCGGGCAACCGCAGAAGCATAGCACATCCTTTGGGCCAGGGGCGCGGCTCAGCCCTGGCGGGCAGCCTGGACAATGCCAGGCAAATGGTCCAGACACAGCCATTCCCGGTGCCACCCGGGCCAGCTGTGCCCCAGCCGCAAGGGGGGAAGAAGCGGCTCAGGCACAGGGAGGCCACGTGCACCGGCAAGGGCGCCAACCACGCACGCGACCGTGTCGCTGTCGTCACCCAGCAGCACCGCAGGTTGCACGCAGGCCAGCCATGAGGCCGCGCTGGCGTGCTTTAGAGCGGCCTCCAGGGTATCGAGCACGAAGCCGCTCTGGGAAGTGAGGACTCCATCAAGCCCCGCGCGCACACGGCTGCTCACCGCAGCGCGGGCCTCCCGGTCGCGCTCACGGAATGCCCTGTGTGCCCGCAGCGTGGTGCTGCTGAACAGTCCGGCGTCCATCAGCACGGCCTCCGCATTCAGGGCGTTCATGACCCGCAGGCTGTGGGTTGCGGCGTCAGTGTAGGAAGCGCCGCTGGACAGAGCCTCCATGCAGGCGGTCAGAGCCACAGAGGCATGCACACATCGTGGGTCCGCATGCGTCAGGGCAGTCAGCACCGCCGACTCTCGTGCCAGGGCCTCGTCCCGGAAGCCCGCGATCCACGCGGCAGCCACGCGCATCAGGCCGCCATTTCCAGCACTGTGAAAGTTACTGGCCTCCCAGGCGTGCACGCCTCCGTCCGGGCCCGCGCGGCGCAAAGCCGCGCCTGTCAGGCTGCCCACATCCGGTGGCCCGGCGGCCAGCCAGTCCTGCAGGGCCTTCCAGACGCCCGACGTTCCTTCGCCACGGGCGTAACCAAGAAGCGTGGCGACGGTCATCTGACTGTCGTCGGTGGCCTCGCCCGGCGCGAACCCGAAGACGCTGCCTTCCTGGTAGTGGTCGAAAGGCAGGGCGTAGCGCGCCTGAATGACCTCGGGGGTCTTGAACTCGGTGGCGGCGCCCAGTGCGTCAGCGGCACACAGCGAAAGCAGCGTAGACAGCGTGTTGTCCGGCACAGACCTCATTGTCGCATGAGCCGTCCGGATGCAAGTGCGGGCAATCGGCACTACACTGCGGGGCATATGGTACGCGGCGATCTGACTGTTTTTCCGCTTCTGTCCGTGATGCAGATGTTGCTCGCCAGTGGCCGGGCCGGAAGACTGAGCCTGGACCATCCGCGAGGCGGGCAGCTGTGGCTTGATCCGGGCGAGCTTGTGCATGCACAGGCCTGGACCCTGAGCGGTGACGCTGGACTGCAGGTGGTGTGCAGTGTCACTGAAGGCACCTTCACCTTCGAGGTGGACGAGCCAGCGCCTGAGCGTACCCTGGCGTTACGACGCGACGCAGCCCTTCGGCGCATGCTTGATGATTACGAAAGCTGGACTCCATTGCTCCAGACTTTTCCGGACTGGGACCGCACACTGCGCTTTACCCCCCGCTGGACCGAAGCCCAGCCTGTCACGCGCGCCCAGTACGAGGTCTTGAGCCGGCTGCAGGGCGGCACGACCGTTCGCAAGCT is a window of Deinococcus deserti VCD115 DNA encoding:
- a CDS encoding thymidine kinase, with product MLKSPYSGGHLEVIVGPMFSGKSEELIRRVTRALIARQRVQVFKPAVDDRYHESAVASHAGRTVGALAVGDVADIRAHLSGEAPLLQASAEMPDVIGIDEVQFFGPELVPLALELADAGVRVILAGLDLDFRAEPFGCMPDLLARAESVEKLTAICTQCGAPATRSQRLISGEPARFDDPVVLVGALESYEARCRLHHVVTR
- the rpmE gene encoding 50S ribosomal protein L31; the encoded protein is MKKDIHPKAVPTKIIYQGKVVMETLSTRPEIHVDVWSGVHPFWTGEERFVDTEGRVDKFNKRFGDSYRNKKK
- a CDS encoding ADP-ribosylglycohydrolase family protein — translated: MPDNTLSTLLSLCAADALGAATEFKTPEVIQARYALPFDHYQEGSVFGFAPGEATDDSQMTVATLLGYARGEGTSGVWKALQDWLAAGPPDVGSLTGAALRRAGPDGGVHAWEASNFHSAGNGGLMRVAAAWIAGFRDEALARESAVLTALTHADPRCVHASVALTACMEALSSGASYTDAATHSLRVMNALNAEAVLMDAGLFSSTTLRAHRAFRERDREARAAVSSRVRAGLDGVLTSQSGFVLDTLEAALKHASAASWLACVQPAVLLGDDSDTVACVVGALAGARGLPVPEPLLPPLRLGHSWPGWHREWLCLDHLPGIVQAARQG
- a CDS encoding DUF4388 domain-containing protein yields the protein MVRGDLTVFPLLSVMQMLLASGRAGRLSLDHPRGGQLWLDPGELVHAQAWTLSGDAGLQVVCSVTEGTFTFEVDEPAPERTLALRRDAALRRMLDDYESWTPLLQTFPDWDRTLRFTPRWTEAQPVTRAQYEVLSRLQGGTTVRKLLERSRQAPRTLLETLRPFLTAGLIELA